TCCAAAAATGCTAGAGACTTTCATAGTGGAAAAGGCCACCATTTCCTATTCAGCCTGTTTGATTCAGTGTTATCTTTTCATTGCTTTGGTCCATGTGGAATTCTACATCTTGGCTGTGATGGCCTTTGATCGCTATATGGCCATCTGCAATCCTCTGCTCTATGGAAGCAAGATGTCCCCAACTGTCTGTACTTCTCTCATCTCAGTTCCCTATGTCTATGGTTCCCTCACAGGTCTCATGGAAACCATGTGGACCTATAGCTTATCTTTCTGTGGCCCCAATGAGATTAACCATTTCTACTGTGCTGATCCTCCCCTCATCAAATTAGCTTGTTCTAGTACTTACAACAAAGAAACATCAATGTTTGTGGTTGCTGGATTTAACCTCACCTTTTCCCTGCTCATCATTCTCATCTCCTATCTGTACATTTTCCCAGCTATCTTCAGAATTCGCTCTGCAGAGAGCAGGCGTAAAGCTTTCTCCACCTGTGGGTCCCATCTGACAGCAGTCACTATATTCTATTCTACTCTCTTCTTCATGTACCTGACTCCCCCTTCTGAGAAGTCTGTGGAACAAGGGAAAATGGTGGCTGTGTTTTATACCACAGTGATCCCCATGTTGAACCCTATGATCT
The Macrotis lagotis isolate mMagLag1 chromosome 3, bilby.v1.9.chrom.fasta, whole genome shotgun sequence genome window above contains:
- the LOC141519534 gene encoding olfactory receptor 5M8-like — translated: MSGNVTRNPEFILLGLTHRLELRVLFFVLFLIIYIITVMGNLGMIMLVRINPKLHTPMYFFLSHLSFVDLCFSSNVSPKMLETFIVEKATISYSACLIQCYLFIALVHVEFYILAVMAFDRYMAICNPLLYGSKMSPTVCTSLISVPYVYGSLTGLMETMWTYSLSFCGPNEINHFYCADPPLIKLACSSTYNKETSMFVVAGFNLTFSLLIILISYLYIFPAIFRIRSAESRRKAFSTCGSHLTAVTIFYSTLFFMYLTPPSEKSVEQGKMVAVFYTTVIPMLNPMIYSLRNKDVKEALGKELFRKKFLNKNCCPNNCPNKNTVVQNSL